Proteins encoded together in one Labrus mixtus chromosome 18, fLabMix1.1, whole genome shotgun sequence window:
- the bag5 gene encoding BAG family molecular chaperone regulator 5 isoform X3: MDHGVPQQQHPMEQQQQPYHPQHPAMMRLYEVQKQVESLGPQVCTFSGMQSDRDYKRLERELTRLLLDVDQVDTEGKPELQGARKRAAQEVEGLLRYLEENATHPSRLAIEELSDKARQLIDERVVVPQRSGGVTEIGDDLVDTLQELVLRLTQVKTEGRVPLRKARYRALTRLCAVQDVLEGRTQQQTLSLPLSGETHESVSRINQVMVKVSVARSQLVALLMGLSGRDSCAHLSRILTEMQVELDALDVSGNAAIRNYRKQVVEEINGLLKHLDLEGEGEDTRRYDLAQNNSIREIEAVRAHVSHLREGVLRHCYMGDLSFRPKAELQSLLTHLDQVDTAKNPCIREARRRAVVEVQAIVTFLDLREALVCRQTGPSEHPSHRSVWLVLGSLSDLQAQVLGFDGKRADKSYMMLEELLTKQLLALDAVDPQGDESTKMARKQAVKFAQNILNYLDMKTDEWEY, translated from the exons ATggaccatggagtcccacagcagcagcatccgatggagcagcagcagcagccgtaTCACCCGCAGCACCCCGCCATGATGCGGCTCTACGAGGTGCAGAAACAGGTGGAGTCTCTCGGGCCGCAGGTGTGCACGTTCAGCGGCATGCAGAGCGACCGCGACTACAAGCGTTTGGAGCGCGAGCTGACGCGGCTGCTGCTGGACGTGGACCAGGTGGACACGGAGGGCAAGCCGGAGCTGCAGGGGGCCAGAAAGAGAGCGGCGCAGGAGGTGGAGGGCCTCCTACGCTACCTGGAGGAGAACGCCACGCACCCGTCGCGTCTGGCCATCGAGGAGCTGAGCGACAAGGCGCGGCAGCTGATCGACGAGCGGGTGGTGGTGCCTCAGCGTTCGGGCGGGGTGACCGAGATAGGCGACGACCTGGTGGACACCCTGCAGGAGCTCGTGCTGAGGCTCACCCAGGTCAAGACCGAAGGGAGGGTGCCGCTCCGCAAGGCGCGCTACCGGGCACTGACGCGCCTCTGCGCCGTGCAGGATGTCCTCGAGGGCCGCACGCAGCAGCAGACCCTCTCCCTGCCGCTGTCGGGGGAAACCCACGAGTCGGTGAGCCGCATCAACCAGGTGATGGTGAAGGTGAGCGTGGCGCGCAGTCAGCTGGTGGCTCTGCTGATGGGGCTGAGCGGCAGGGACAGCTGCGCCCACCTGTCCCGGATCCTGACGGAGATGCAGGTGGAGCTGGACGCCTTGGATGTTTCCGGGAACGCGGCGATCAGAAATTACAGGAAACAGGTGGTGGAGGAGATTAACGGGCTGCTGAAACATCTGGAcctggagggagagggagaggacacACGCAG GTACGACTTGGCTCAGAACAACTCCATCCGTGAGATCGAGGCGGTGAGAGCTCACGTCTCCCACCTGCGAGAGGGCGTCCTGCGGCACTGCTACATGGGAGACCTGAGCTTCAGACCCAAAGCCGAGCTGCAGAGCCTCCTCACTCACCTGGACCAGGTGGACACGGCTAAGAACCCTTGCATCAGAGAGGCACGCCGCCGCGCCGTGGTCGAGGTCCAAGCCATCGTCACCTTCCTAGACCTCCGCGAGGCTCTGGTCTGCCGCCAAACGGGTCCCAGCGAGCATCCGTCGCACCGGTCCGTGTGGCTGGTCCTGGGCAGCCTGTCGGACCTCCAGGCGCAGGTGCTGGGCTTCGATGGAAAGCGTGCCGACAAGAGCTACATGatgctggaggagctgctgacCAAACAGCTGCTGGCGCTGGACGCTGTGGACCCGCAGGGCGACGAGAGCACCAAGATGGCGAGGAAGCAGGCGGTGAAGTTTGCCCAGAACATTCTCAACTACCTGGACATGAAGACGGACGAGTGGGAGTACTGA
- the bag5 gene encoding BAG family molecular chaperone regulator 5 isoform X1 has product MCANVFGVLKSLFGKPFDGGKRMDHGVPQQQHPMEQQQQPYHPQHPAMMRLYEVQKQVESLGPQVCTFSGMQSDRDYKRLERELTRLLLDVDQVDTEGKPELQGARKRAAQEVEGLLRYLEENATHPSRLAIEELSDKARQLIDERVVVPQRSGGVTEIGDDLVDTLQELVLRLTQVKTEGRVPLRKARYRALTRLCAVQDVLEGRTQQQTLSLPLSGETHESVSRINQVMVKVSVARSQLVALLMGLSGRDSCAHLSRILTEMQVELDALDVSGNAAIRNYRKQVVEEINGLLKHLDLEGEGEDTRRYDLAQNNSIREIEAVRAHVSHLREGVLRHCYMGDLSFRPKAELQSLLTHLDQVDTAKNPCIREARRRAVVEVQAIVTFLDLREALVCRQTGPSEHPSHRSVWLVLGSLSDLQAQVLGFDGKRADKSYMMLEELLTKQLLALDAVDPQGDESTKMARKQAVKFAQNILNYLDMKTDEWEY; this is encoded by the exons CCTGTTTGGGAAGCCCTTTGATGGAGGGAAGAGGATggaccatggagtcccacagcagcagcatccgatggagcagcagcagcagccgtaTCACCCGCAGCACCCCGCCATGATGCGGCTCTACGAGGTGCAGAAACAGGTGGAGTCTCTCGGGCCGCAGGTGTGCACGTTCAGCGGCATGCAGAGCGACCGCGACTACAAGCGTTTGGAGCGCGAGCTGACGCGGCTGCTGCTGGACGTGGACCAGGTGGACACGGAGGGCAAGCCGGAGCTGCAGGGGGCCAGAAAGAGAGCGGCGCAGGAGGTGGAGGGCCTCCTACGCTACCTGGAGGAGAACGCCACGCACCCGTCGCGTCTGGCCATCGAGGAGCTGAGCGACAAGGCGCGGCAGCTGATCGACGAGCGGGTGGTGGTGCCTCAGCGTTCGGGCGGGGTGACCGAGATAGGCGACGACCTGGTGGACACCCTGCAGGAGCTCGTGCTGAGGCTCACCCAGGTCAAGACCGAAGGGAGGGTGCCGCTCCGCAAGGCGCGCTACCGGGCACTGACGCGCCTCTGCGCCGTGCAGGATGTCCTCGAGGGCCGCACGCAGCAGCAGACCCTCTCCCTGCCGCTGTCGGGGGAAACCCACGAGTCGGTGAGCCGCATCAACCAGGTGATGGTGAAGGTGAGCGTGGCGCGCAGTCAGCTGGTGGCTCTGCTGATGGGGCTGAGCGGCAGGGACAGCTGCGCCCACCTGTCCCGGATCCTGACGGAGATGCAGGTGGAGCTGGACGCCTTGGATGTTTCCGGGAACGCGGCGATCAGAAATTACAGGAAACAGGTGGTGGAGGAGATTAACGGGCTGCTGAAACATCTGGAcctggagggagagggagaggacacACGCAG GTACGACTTGGCTCAGAACAACTCCATCCGTGAGATCGAGGCGGTGAGAGCTCACGTCTCCCACCTGCGAGAGGGCGTCCTGCGGCACTGCTACATGGGAGACCTGAGCTTCAGACCCAAAGCCGAGCTGCAGAGCCTCCTCACTCACCTGGACCAGGTGGACACGGCTAAGAACCCTTGCATCAGAGAGGCACGCCGCCGCGCCGTGGTCGAGGTCCAAGCCATCGTCACCTTCCTAGACCTCCGCGAGGCTCTGGTCTGCCGCCAAACGGGTCCCAGCGAGCATCCGTCGCACCGGTCCGTGTGGCTGGTCCTGGGCAGCCTGTCGGACCTCCAGGCGCAGGTGCTGGGCTTCGATGGAAAGCGTGCCGACAAGAGCTACATGatgctggaggagctgctgacCAAACAGCTGCTGGCGCTGGACGCTGTGGACCCGCAGGGCGACGAGAGCACCAAGATGGCGAGGAAGCAGGCGGTGAAGTTTGCCCAGAACATTCTCAACTACCTGGACATGAAGACGGACGAGTGGGAGTACTGA
- the bag5 gene encoding BAG family molecular chaperone regulator 5 isoform X2: MAVRWLCSLFGKPFDGGKRMDHGVPQQQHPMEQQQQPYHPQHPAMMRLYEVQKQVESLGPQVCTFSGMQSDRDYKRLERELTRLLLDVDQVDTEGKPELQGARKRAAQEVEGLLRYLEENATHPSRLAIEELSDKARQLIDERVVVPQRSGGVTEIGDDLVDTLQELVLRLTQVKTEGRVPLRKARYRALTRLCAVQDVLEGRTQQQTLSLPLSGETHESVSRINQVMVKVSVARSQLVALLMGLSGRDSCAHLSRILTEMQVELDALDVSGNAAIRNYRKQVVEEINGLLKHLDLEGEGEDTRRYDLAQNNSIREIEAVRAHVSHLREGVLRHCYMGDLSFRPKAELQSLLTHLDQVDTAKNPCIREARRRAVVEVQAIVTFLDLREALVCRQTGPSEHPSHRSVWLVLGSLSDLQAQVLGFDGKRADKSYMMLEELLTKQLLALDAVDPQGDESTKMARKQAVKFAQNILNYLDMKTDEWEY; encoded by the exons CCTGTTTGGGAAGCCCTTTGATGGAGGGAAGAGGATggaccatggagtcccacagcagcagcatccgatggagcagcagcagcagccgtaTCACCCGCAGCACCCCGCCATGATGCGGCTCTACGAGGTGCAGAAACAGGTGGAGTCTCTCGGGCCGCAGGTGTGCACGTTCAGCGGCATGCAGAGCGACCGCGACTACAAGCGTTTGGAGCGCGAGCTGACGCGGCTGCTGCTGGACGTGGACCAGGTGGACACGGAGGGCAAGCCGGAGCTGCAGGGGGCCAGAAAGAGAGCGGCGCAGGAGGTGGAGGGCCTCCTACGCTACCTGGAGGAGAACGCCACGCACCCGTCGCGTCTGGCCATCGAGGAGCTGAGCGACAAGGCGCGGCAGCTGATCGACGAGCGGGTGGTGGTGCCTCAGCGTTCGGGCGGGGTGACCGAGATAGGCGACGACCTGGTGGACACCCTGCAGGAGCTCGTGCTGAGGCTCACCCAGGTCAAGACCGAAGGGAGGGTGCCGCTCCGCAAGGCGCGCTACCGGGCACTGACGCGCCTCTGCGCCGTGCAGGATGTCCTCGAGGGCCGCACGCAGCAGCAGACCCTCTCCCTGCCGCTGTCGGGGGAAACCCACGAGTCGGTGAGCCGCATCAACCAGGTGATGGTGAAGGTGAGCGTGGCGCGCAGTCAGCTGGTGGCTCTGCTGATGGGGCTGAGCGGCAGGGACAGCTGCGCCCACCTGTCCCGGATCCTGACGGAGATGCAGGTGGAGCTGGACGCCTTGGATGTTTCCGGGAACGCGGCGATCAGAAATTACAGGAAACAGGTGGTGGAGGAGATTAACGGGCTGCTGAAACATCTGGAcctggagggagagggagaggacacACGCAG GTACGACTTGGCTCAGAACAACTCCATCCGTGAGATCGAGGCGGTGAGAGCTCACGTCTCCCACCTGCGAGAGGGCGTCCTGCGGCACTGCTACATGGGAGACCTGAGCTTCAGACCCAAAGCCGAGCTGCAGAGCCTCCTCACTCACCTGGACCAGGTGGACACGGCTAAGAACCCTTGCATCAGAGAGGCACGCCGCCGCGCCGTGGTCGAGGTCCAAGCCATCGTCACCTTCCTAGACCTCCGCGAGGCTCTGGTCTGCCGCCAAACGGGTCCCAGCGAGCATCCGTCGCACCGGTCCGTGTGGCTGGTCCTGGGCAGCCTGTCGGACCTCCAGGCGCAGGTGCTGGGCTTCGATGGAAAGCGTGCCGACAAGAGCTACATGatgctggaggagctgctgacCAAACAGCTGCTGGCGCTGGACGCTGTGGACCCGCAGGGCGACGAGAGCACCAAGATGGCGAGGAAGCAGGCGGTGAAGTTTGCCCAGAACATTCTCAACTACCTGGACATGAAGACGGACGAGTGGGAGTACTGA